In a genomic window of Aggregatimonas sangjinii:
- a CDS encoding xanthine dehydrogenase family protein molybdopterin-binding subunit: MAEKKKRISRRKFLVRGGLGTVGVLAVGTYLFRSPIRRAMADAINTADAPYVGNTSTPVIWFEVTSDNEIIIHSPKVEMGQGTFTGLAQMAADELDVSMDQIKVVHANSISGNMDGFATGGSTSISSLWIPLRELAATMREMIKKEAAAKMGISPSDASTENGVVSAGGKTMTYAEAAKDITEWDVPDTPTLKNVSDYKFVGKAVPRVDLKDKVFGAPIFGMDATMPDMLYGAVVRPNAIGATYTGADISKAQGMPGVVKIVQEKDFVGVVANSLVEAENAKNVIDAKWEVGRNWQTADIEAMIAVGQGEPFVIQKEGDAADMLDTEDGIITAEYKSPIGAHAQLEPNGALAYVEADKATIMISTQVVKITRDEIAKRLDLDDDQVNIVPTFLGGGFGRRLHTPNAVQAAVLSKAVGKPVKCFFTRKEEFQNDTFRPPTHHVLKAKLNINGMIEALEHNVSSGDVAFGSPMVPGIAAPLLGADLGAWRGGMIQYGGIPNYRAVSWRQKLPFATSWWRSLGLLANTFAIESFIDELAVTAEKDPVEFRLAQIQDDDRGFRLKEVIKVAAEKSGYKDEVVNGRAMGFAASTDANTPCAQVVELSIENNEIKVHKVTCAMDPGLVVNPDQVRAQCEGAIIMGMSAALFEKMDVEDGQLTPTIYGPYQMALMKHAPKEINVVLLQNSDTPGAVGEPPLGPIGAAIANAVFRLTKERLRSMPLTLT; encoded by the coding sequence ATGGCTGAAAAGAAAAAGAGGATTTCCAGGAGAAAATTCTTGGTTCGTGGTGGACTGGGCACCGTTGGTGTCCTGGCTGTGGGCACGTATTTGTTTAGAAGCCCGATTCGCAGGGCCATGGCCGATGCCATAAATACTGCAGACGCACCCTACGTCGGCAACACCAGTACCCCTGTCATTTGGTTCGAGGTTACTTCGGATAATGAAATCATCATACATAGTCCCAAGGTAGAAATGGGTCAGGGCACGTTCACCGGCCTAGCGCAAATGGCGGCCGATGAACTGGACGTATCGATGGACCAGATAAAAGTGGTACATGCCAATTCGATTTCAGGTAATATGGATGGCTTTGCAACTGGCGGGAGTACCTCGATATCCTCCTTATGGATTCCCTTGAGGGAACTGGCTGCCACGATGCGTGAGATGATCAAAAAAGAGGCCGCTGCGAAGATGGGTATCTCCCCTTCGGACGCCAGTACCGAAAATGGAGTAGTCTCGGCAGGTGGAAAGACAATGACCTATGCCGAAGCTGCCAAAGATATAACCGAATGGGATGTTCCCGATACACCCACTTTAAAAAATGTCAGTGATTACAAGTTCGTGGGGAAAGCTGTTCCGCGGGTGGATTTAAAGGATAAGGTTTTTGGTGCGCCCATTTTCGGTATGGACGCCACCATGCCGGATATGCTATACGGTGCCGTCGTGCGCCCCAATGCCATCGGAGCGACATATACGGGTGCGGATATCTCCAAAGCACAAGGTATGCCCGGGGTGGTTAAAATCGTTCAAGAAAAGGATTTTGTGGGGGTCGTAGCCAATTCCCTCGTTGAAGCGGAGAATGCAAAAAATGTCATTGACGCCAAATGGGAAGTAGGCCGTAATTGGCAAACCGCCGATATCGAAGCCATGATTGCGGTTGGCCAGGGTGAACCCTTCGTCATTCAAAAAGAAGGAGATGCGGCGGACATGCTTGATACCGAAGATGGCATCATCACAGCCGAATACAAAAGCCCCATCGGAGCCCATGCCCAGCTCGAGCCCAATGGCGCTTTAGCATACGTAGAAGCTGACAAGGCCACGATTATGATTTCGACCCAAGTCGTAAAAATTACGCGCGATGAAATTGCCAAAAGACTAGATTTAGACGATGACCAAGTAAATATCGTTCCTACTTTTTTGGGAGGAGGCTTCGGCCGGCGTCTGCATACGCCCAATGCCGTTCAAGCCGCAGTATTGTCAAAAGCGGTCGGCAAACCCGTAAAGTGTTTCTTTACCCGTAAAGAAGAATTCCAAAACGATACCTTTCGACCACCTACCCATCATGTACTCAAAGCGAAATTAAATATCAATGGCATGATCGAAGCTCTGGAACACAATGTTTCGAGCGGTGACGTTGCCTTTGGTTCTCCAATGGTGCCCGGCATTGCGGCTCCTCTCCTGGGTGCCGATTTGGGTGCTTGGCGTGGCGGTATGATCCAATACGGGGGTATTCCGAACTACAGGGCTGTTTCTTGGCGTCAAAAACTGCCCTTTGCAACCAGTTGGTGGCGCAGTTTAGGGCTGCTGGCCAACACCTTCGCCATAGAGAGTTTTATAGATGAATTGGCCGTTACGGCCGAAAAGGATCCCGTGGAGTTTCGTCTGGCACAGATTCAAGACGACGATAGGGGTTTTCGGTTAAAAGAAGTAATCAAGGTAGCAGCCGAAAAATCAGGGTATAAAGATGAAGTGGTAAACGGCAGGGCAATGGGGTTTGCGGCATCTACCGACGCCAATACGCCTTGTGCGCAGGTCGTTGAACTATCCATTGAGAACAATGAAATCAAGGTGCACAAGGTAACCTGCGCCATGGATCCCGGTTTGGTCGTAAACCCGGATCAGGTGAGGGCCCAGTGTGAGGGTGCCATAATAATGGGAATGAGTGCGGCCCTATTCGAGAAAATGGATGTTGAAGATGGCCAATTGACACCGACCATATACGGGCCTTATCAGATGGCATTGATGAAGCATGCACCAAAGGAAATAAATGTGGTGCTTTTACAGAACAGCGATACTCCCGGGGCCGTGGGCGAGCCACCTTTAGGCCCTATTGGGGCCGCCATCGCGAACGCCGTATTTCGATTGACCAAGGAACGGCTCAGAAGCATGCCGCTAACGCTAACTTAG
- a CDS encoding (2Fe-2S)-binding protein: MKINFNINGTATSIDIADANTPLLWVVRDLLGLKGTKFGCGKAACGACTLHVDREAVRSCSYAIKFAEGKEVTTIEGLGDEKNPHPVQQAWIEEIVPQCGYCQPGFMMATAALLDKIPNPSDTDIDKNIINVCRCATYYRMRKAIHRAAEISQINTEENG, encoded by the coding sequence ATGAAAATAAATTTCAATATTAATGGAACTGCAACATCCATAGATATTGCCGACGCAAATACGCCCCTACTTTGGGTGGTTCGCGATTTGCTTGGCCTAAAAGGCACCAAATTCGGATGCGGGAAAGCGGCCTGTGGTGCTTGCACCTTGCATGTCGATAGGGAAGCGGTTCGCTCCTGCTCTTATGCTATCAAATTTGCGGAGGGCAAGGAAGTGACTACCATTGAAGGTTTGGGTGATGAAAAAAACCCACATCCCGTACAACAGGCTTGGATCGAGGAAATCGTACCCCAATGTGGCTATTGTCAACCCGGGTTTATGATGGCTACTGCTGCGTTACTGGATAAGATTCCAAATCCGTCGGATACGGATATCGACAAAAATATCATTAATGTTTGCCGTTGCGCCACCTATTATCGCATGCGCAAAGCGATTCACCGCGCTGCCGAAATATCGCAAATAAATACCGAAGAAAATGGCTGA
- a CDS encoding N-acetylmuramoyl-L-alanine amidase family protein translates to MKKKHFYNSCFLISAILLCMGSGLFAQDSLVTVTAKRGDGILSLLRDQGVNPYDLYDDFIAMNIQDLRDSVHLYEGRTYRIPPLKEEEVELTTQADKQSTEIKKITSEEFAIFGKDHEDVILKSEKLKDAVYYLVSGHGGPDPGAMAVYAGKSIAEDEYAYDITLRLAKELLAHSATVYIIIQDKNDGIRDERILKIDHDEVAYGDKTIPLNQVKRLRQRVDIVNELHRKNRGKYQRLIVTHVDSRSKGQNIDVFFYHHEKSKNGKQLAQSIHNTFQKKYKKYQPNRTYSGTFEDRTSLYLVKKTHPAMTFIEIGNIRNKKDQRRILDPENRQALAKWISEGVLLDFEKGEIGPIR, encoded by the coding sequence ATGAAAAAAAAGCATTTCTATAACAGTTGCTTTCTTATCAGCGCCATTCTCCTTTGCATGGGTTCTGGACTGTTCGCCCAGGATTCCTTGGTTACCGTTACGGCTAAGAGAGGGGATGGTATACTTTCGTTATTGCGCGACCAAGGTGTAAATCCGTACGACCTCTATGACGATTTTATCGCGATGAACATTCAAGACCTTCGCGATAGCGTTCACCTCTATGAGGGCCGCACCTATCGTATTCCACCACTAAAGGAGGAAGAGGTGGAATTGACTACGCAAGCGGACAAACAATCTACGGAAATCAAAAAAATCACTTCCGAGGAATTCGCTATTTTCGGAAAAGACCATGAAGATGTCATTCTCAAAAGCGAGAAACTAAAGGACGCCGTCTATTACTTGGTGTCCGGCCATGGCGGTCCCGATCCGGGGGCTATGGCCGTTTACGCCGGCAAGTCGATCGCCGAGGATGAATATGCCTACGACATCACTCTGCGGTTGGCCAAAGAGCTATTGGCGCACAGTGCTACCGTTTACATCATAATTCAGGACAAGAATGACGGGATACGTGATGAGCGCATTTTAAAAATCGATCATGATGAGGTCGCTTATGGGGATAAGACCATTCCATTAAATCAAGTAAAGCGGCTAAGACAGCGTGTCGATATCGTGAACGAACTGCATAGAAAGAACCGTGGTAAATACCAGCGATTGATTGTCACCCATGTCGATAGTCGAAGTAAGGGTCAGAACATCGATGTGTTTTTCTACCATCACGAGAAGAGCAAGAACGGAAAGCAACTGGCGCAGAGTATTCACAATACGTTTCAGAAAAAGTATAAAAAATACCAGCCGAACCGTACCTACTCCGGAACTTTTGAAGACCGTACCTCTTTATACCTGGTCAAAAAGACGCATCCTGCCATGACCTTTATCGAAATCGGAAACATTCGCAACAAAAAAGACCAGCGGCGAATTCTTGATCCGGAAAATCGACAGGCGCTTGCCAAATGGATAAGCGAGGGAGTCTTGTTGGATTTTGAAAAAGGGGAAATCGGCCCTATTCGTTAG
- a CDS encoding glycoside hydrolase family 113, whose amino-acid sequence MKKLGLAILCLLQFSCSSQATKKINGVSFVASREEVAQEHVDAVLAVHANHAAVMPFGFIRNISSPQIIHNTDRQWFGETKKGAQQYVDMLHKNGISVLIKPQIWISQGEFTGTLKMDSEEDWKLLEASYEDFIITYAELAEETQADIFCIGTELEQFVKNRPRFWSELIAKIRKVYDGKLTYAANWDEYTRTPFWGEIDYIGIDAYFPLSEDKNPTKDGLKKGWQKWKPAIAELSKKKGKPVLFTEFGYRSMNFTAKKPWLVDRHEAEVNLDAQVNATQAIFEEFWTEDWFAGGYVWKWFIAHEEVGGADDNRFTPQNKPAEKTLKEWYQKS is encoded by the coding sequence ATGAAAAAATTGGGCCTTGCCATACTCTGTTTACTGCAGTTTTCATGTAGTAGTCAAGCCACCAAAAAAATCAACGGGGTCAGCTTTGTAGCATCGAGGGAAGAAGTGGCCCAAGAGCATGTCGATGCGGTTTTGGCGGTGCATGCGAACCATGCGGCCGTAATGCCTTTCGGGTTCATAAGAAATATTTCTTCGCCCCAAATCATTCACAACACCGATCGGCAATGGTTCGGCGAGACCAAAAAGGGAGCGCAGCAGTACGTTGATATGTTGCACAAAAATGGTATTTCCGTTTTGATAAAGCCCCAAATCTGGATTTCGCAGGGGGAATTTACGGGTACACTCAAAATGGATTCGGAGGAAGACTGGAAATTGCTCGAGGCGTCTTACGAAGATTTTATCATAACCTATGCCGAATTGGCCGAAGAAACGCAAGCCGATATTTTTTGTATCGGTACGGAGCTGGAGCAATTCGTAAAGAACAGACCCCGATTTTGGTCCGAACTTATCGCTAAAATCAGAAAAGTATATGACGGCAAATTGACCTATGCGGCCAACTGGGACGAGTATACAAGAACACCGTTTTGGGGCGAAATCGATTATATTGGTATTGATGCCTATTTTCCCTTATCAGAGGATAAGAATCCCACGAAGGATGGCTTGAAGAAGGGCTGGCAAAAATGGAAGCCGGCCATTGCGGAACTCTCAAAGAAAAAAGGAAAACCGGTGCTTTTTACCGAATTCGGTTACCGCAGTATGAATTTTACGGCCAAAAAACCTTGGCTGGTCGACCGGCATGAGGCGGAGGTAAACCTAGATGCCCAAGTGAACGCCACTCAGGCCATTTTCGAGGAATTCTGGACTGAAGACTGGTTTGCTGGAGGCTACGTTTGGAAATGGTTTATCGCACATGAGGAAGTTGGCGGAGCGGACGATAATCGATTTACACCGCAAAACAAACCCGCCGAGAAGACCCTTAAGGAATGGTATCAAAAATCATAG
- a CDS encoding POTRA domain-containing protein, with product MRALFLFFLCLFPAHLALAQEGMVADVKIQGNKKTKSDFIRKLLVQQTKAPLDSVLMDKDINRLKRLPSISHAYYQVFTAENGQYNVYYTIEENFTLIPFANLYTSTNDDFAFRVGLQEFNLLGRNINVGGFYQFDIFNSYGVLFRAPYLFSRKLGLGFNYKDLTTQEPVFFDDSVGEDALYRYNNTGYELSGLYEFNFKNRIELGFSLFTEDYQYQSGATSPDVPQALNVKKHLFKLIYNHDNLKYDYQYLEGFRSTLNFQYVGSTDEQLPEFVIGFNDFAYFHRIGERGNWASRLRLGLASNVDSPFAPFTVDNNLNIRGVGNTIDRGTGAIVFNTEYRHTLVDRNWFVMQGNVFLDGGSWRNPGGPLSDFGQNQNIRIFPGLGVRFMHKRIFNAIFRIDYGYGLTNGDGRGFVFGIGQYF from the coding sequence ATGAGAGCTTTGTTTCTCTTTTTTTTATGTCTATTCCCAGCGCATCTGGCATTGGCCCAAGAGGGGATGGTAGCCGATGTAAAGATTCAGGGAAATAAAAAGACCAAGTCCGACTTTATCCGAAAACTTCTTGTTCAGCAAACCAAGGCACCGTTAGATTCGGTCCTAATGGACAAGGATATCAACCGTCTCAAGCGACTTCCCTCTATATCCCATGCCTATTACCAGGTCTTTACGGCCGAAAATGGTCAATACAACGTGTATTATACCATTGAGGAGAATTTTACACTGATTCCTTTTGCCAACCTCTACACCTCTACAAATGATGATTTTGCCTTTCGGGTAGGCCTTCAGGAATTTAATTTGCTCGGCCGGAATATCAACGTCGGTGGCTTCTATCAGTTCGATATTTTTAACTCTTACGGAGTGCTGTTCAGGGCCCCATATCTTTTTTCCAGAAAGTTGGGACTCGGATTCAATTACAAAGACCTGACCACACAGGAGCCCGTTTTCTTTGACGATAGCGTAGGGGAAGATGCCTTATACCGATACAATAATACAGGGTATGAGTTATCGGGACTGTACGAGTTTAATTTCAAAAACCGCATTGAACTTGGTTTCAGTCTGTTTACCGAAGATTATCAATATCAATCGGGGGCCACTAGTCCTGATGTACCGCAAGCCCTGAACGTGAAAAAGCATCTTTTTAAGTTGATCTACAACCACGACAATCTAAAATACGACTATCAATATCTCGAGGGGTTCAGAAGTACGTTGAATTTTCAGTATGTGGGCAGTACCGACGAACAATTACCTGAATTTGTAATTGGCTTTAACGATTTCGCCTATTTTCACAGGATAGGCGAACGGGGCAATTGGGCCAGTCGCTTGCGTTTGGGACTTGCCAGTAATGTCGATAGTCCGTTCGCGCCCTTCACTGTAGACAACAACCTTAACATTAGGGGCGTTGGGAATACGATCGACAGGGGCACCGGAGCCATCGTATTCAATACGGAGTACCGGCATACGCTGGTCGATAGGAATTGGTTCGTTATGCAGGGCAATGTTTTTCTTGATGGCGGATCATGGCGAAACCCCGGCGGTCCGTTAAGTGATTTCGGTCAAAACCAGAACATTCGCATCTTTCCCGGATTAGGCGTAAGGTTCATGCACAAACGTATTTTCAATGCTATTTTTCGAATCGACTATGGCTATGGTTTGACGAATGGTGACGGTCGTGGCTTTGTTTTCGGTATTGGGCAATACTTTTGA
- a CDS encoding acetyl-CoA carboxylase biotin carboxyl carrier protein subunit: MSEFTVHVDDEHFELSATSIQSLDLQQITYDRYHLLHDFQAFDVQVHRMNVLSKTATISVNGNRYDVKIDDVYDRMVEKMGLLAHTSQKVGNIKAPMPGLILDIMVQSGDAIEEGTPLLVLSAMKMENVLLAEGEGVIKSIEVEKGDAVDKGQLIIEME; the protein is encoded by the coding sequence ATGAGCGAATTTACAGTACATGTTGACGATGAGCACTTTGAGCTAAGTGCAACATCTATTCAATCCCTCGACCTACAGCAAATTACCTACGATCGATACCATTTACTTCACGATTTTCAGGCATTTGATGTACAGGTGCATCGCATGAACGTTTTGTCTAAGACGGCGACTATTTCGGTAAACGGTAATCGCTACGATGTAAAAATCGATGATGTTTACGACCGAATGGTTGAAAAAATGGGCTTGTTGGCACATACGTCTCAAAAAGTGGGCAATATTAAGGCACCGATGCCCGGTCTTATTCTTGATATCATGGTGCAATCGGGCGATGCTATAGAAGAAGGTACGCCCCTCTTGGTACTCTCAGCAATGAAGATGGAAAATGTACTGCTCGCCGAAGGGGAAGGCGTCATCAAATCAATTGAAGTAGAAAAAGGTGATGCTGTCGATAAGGGGCAGTTGATTATTGAAATGGAGTAA
- a CDS encoding succinylglutamate desuccinylase/aspartoacylase family protein: MPTNQIEVLGHAISNGKGVQLNLDIAKLHTRTKIQVPIIVERAKKEGPTILITAGIHGNEINGVEIVRQLVSKKYNKPECGMVICIPVVNVFGFLNQKRQFPDGRDLNRVFPGSPRGSLASRFAYHIIKEIVPLVDYCIDFHTGGDGRFNIPQIRINEGDEETLQLAKVFAPEFIVQTGHRDKSFRHTLHKLDKKVLLFEGGKSLHIDDAVSKAGVSGALRVMQHLGIRDFSKELESMDAKIKKPKVVKSSSWIRATYSGMFHPFVKLGSKVSKGDVLGSISDPFGYFERNVKARFPGYVICINESPIVNQGDGVLHISRD, translated from the coding sequence ATGCCGACTAATCAAATTGAAGTATTGGGGCATGCCATTTCCAACGGAAAAGGTGTACAGCTCAACTTGGACATTGCCAAACTACATACCCGAACCAAAATACAGGTACCGATTATCGTAGAGCGGGCCAAAAAGGAGGGGCCAACGATACTCATTACAGCCGGCATTCATGGCAATGAGATCAATGGAGTTGAAATTGTGCGCCAGCTGGTTTCCAAAAAATACAACAAGCCTGAATGTGGAATGGTCATTTGCATCCCAGTGGTCAATGTATTCGGCTTTTTGAATCAAAAACGACAATTTCCCGATGGCCGCGACCTGAATAGGGTATTTCCCGGGAGTCCAAGGGGCTCCTTAGCCAGTAGGTTTGCGTATCACATCATAAAAGAGATTGTGCCTTTAGTTGATTATTGTATCGATTTTCATACCGGTGGCGATGGGCGATTTAATATTCCACAAATACGTATTAACGAAGGGGATGAAGAGACCTTGCAACTCGCCAAAGTGTTCGCACCGGAATTTATCGTACAAACGGGGCATCGCGACAAATCGTTTCGGCATACCCTTCATAAACTCGATAAAAAAGTTCTGCTGTTCGAGGGAGGTAAATCGTTGCATATAGATGATGCGGTTTCCAAAGCAGGGGTTTCGGGAGCGCTTCGAGTTATGCAGCATTTAGGTATTCGGGATTTTAGCAAAGAGTTGGAATCGATGGATGCTAAAATCAAAAAGCCAAAGGTCGTAAAGAGCTCGAGTTGGATCCGTGCTACTTATTCCGGAATGTTTCACCCTTTTGTGAAATTGGGTAGCAAAGTGAGTAAAGGGGACGTTCTGGGCAGCATTTCCGATCCTTTCGGCTATTTCGAACGAAACGTTAAAGCAAGATTTCCAGGCTATGTCATCTGCATCAACGAATCCCCCATTGTCAATCAGGGAGATGGAGTGCTACACATTTCAAGGGATTAG
- the rimK gene encoding 30S ribosomal protein S6--L-glutamate ligase, whose translation MKIVILSQNPNLYSTKRLIEAGEKKGHTMQVIDHSKCDLIIEKKKPGLIYQGKEITDVDGVIPRIGASITFYGTAVVRQFEMMKVFSAVESQALVRSRDKLRSLQILSRAGLGLPKTVFSNYSKNVGAIIEKAGGAPVVIKLLEGTQGLGVVLADNQNSAESILEAFNGLQARVIVQEFIKEAMGADIRVFVVDGVVVGAMKRQGKEGEFRSNLHRGGSADIIQLSDEEENAALKAAKAMGLGVAGVDLLQSARGPLILEVNSSPGLEGIEAATGKDIAGRIIKYIERNAD comes from the coding sequence ATGAAAATAGTTATCCTATCACAGAACCCCAATTTATATTCCACAAAGCGCCTCATAGAGGCTGGTGAAAAAAAGGGGCATACCATGCAAGTAATAGACCATTCGAAATGCGACCTGATCATTGAAAAGAAAAAACCCGGACTTATCTACCAGGGCAAGGAGATTACCGATGTGGACGGGGTAATTCCGAGGATCGGGGCATCGATTACTTTCTATGGGACCGCCGTAGTGCGGCAGTTCGAAATGATGAAAGTCTTTAGTGCCGTTGAATCACAAGCATTAGTGCGATCTAGGGATAAGTTGAGAAGTCTACAAATCTTATCCAGGGCCGGGTTGGGACTTCCCAAGACAGTATTTAGCAACTATTCCAAGAATGTGGGTGCCATCATAGAAAAGGCTGGCGGGGCACCGGTGGTCATAAAGCTACTTGAAGGTACTCAGGGGCTAGGTGTAGTTTTGGCGGACAACCAAAACTCCGCAGAATCAATTCTTGAAGCCTTTAACGGGTTGCAAGCGCGGGTGATCGTTCAGGAATTCATCAAGGAGGCCATGGGTGCCGATATCAGGGTCTTTGTCGTAGATGGTGTCGTCGTGGGGGCCATGAAAAGACAAGGTAAGGAAGGTGAGTTTCGATCCAACCTGCACCGAGGTGGTTCGGCCGATATCATTCAACTTTCCGATGAAGAGGAAAACGCGGCCTTAAAAGCTGCCAAGGCCATGGGACTGGGTGTGGCGGGAGTTGATTTGCTGCAATCGGCTCGCGGACCTTTGATTCTTGAAGTGAATTCCTCCCCCGGATTGGAAGGCATCGAGGCGGCGACCGGGAAGGATATCGCCGGACGAATTATTAAGTATATAGAACGAAATGCCGACTAA
- a CDS encoding helix-turn-helix transcriptional regulator — protein MKSVNNREHLELLETSILHRNVLVLQYRSPANGNRSDRNIEPLGIYFTQDKWMLVAFCRLRSAKREFRLDGVLALEETGEQFPPHQFTFR, from the coding sequence ATGAAATCCGTCAACAATAGAGAACATTTAGAGCTACTGGAAACGTCGATACTTCATAGGAATGTCTTGGTATTGCAGTACCGCTCTCCAGCGAACGGTAACCGTTCGGACCGGAACATTGAACCTTTGGGCATTTACTTTACACAGGACAAATGGATGCTTGTGGCGTTTTGTAGGTTACGAAGCGCCAAACGTGAGTTCAGATTGGACGGAGTACTAGCTTTGGAAGAGACCGGCGAGCAATTTCCTCCCCATCAATTTACGTTTCGATAA
- a CDS encoding DUF547 domain-containing protein translates to MKNYTITILIFFLTSSIASAQGTSDFFSKTDAFLKANVKNGLVDYKTIHDDPSELDTLLEMAKTITVSTDKAKAYQSFWINAYNLAVIKGVTNNYPLKSPLDVNGFFDKTTYNLGGIAITLNDIENKMLRAKFPKEARFHFVLVCGGLGCPPIIDSAYKPATLEEQLTRQTTKALNNPAFIQVNKNKVKISQIFEWYKGDFEHGGNVVDFINTYKSEKLPEKAKVSYYPYDWTLNEIK, encoded by the coding sequence ATGAAGAATTACACAATAACCATCCTCATATTTTTCTTGACCTCATCAATTGCTTCCGCGCAAGGTACATCCGATTTTTTCTCAAAGACCGATGCCTTTCTCAAAGCGAATGTGAAAAACGGCTTGGTCGACTATAAAACAATACACGATGATCCATCGGAATTGGACACTTTGCTTGAAATGGCCAAGACCATAACAGTTTCTACGGACAAGGCGAAGGCGTACCAATCCTTTTGGATAAATGCCTATAATCTCGCCGTGATAAAGGGCGTGACGAACAACTATCCGCTTAAATCGCCATTGGATGTGAATGGGTTTTTCGATAAGACCACCTACAATTTGGGCGGCATAGCCATCACCCTGAACGATATTGAAAACAAAATGCTACGTGCCAAATTTCCAAAAGAAGCCAGATTCCACTTCGTGCTCGTTTGCGGCGGATTGGGATGTCCCCCTATAATCGACTCGGCTTACAAACCGGCTACTTTAGAGGAACAACTTACACGTCAAACGACAAAAGCATTAAACAATCCCGCTTTTATTCAAGTCAATAAGAACAAGGTCAAAATTTCCCAGATTTTTGAATGGTACAAAGGCGATTTCGAACATGGCGGAAATGTGGTCGACTTTATCAATACCTACAAATCCGAAAAACTTCCAGAAAAGGCCAAGGTATCGTATTACCCGTACGATTGGACCTTGAACGAAATCAAATAA